One window from the genome of Mastacembelus armatus chromosome 18, fMasArm1.2, whole genome shotgun sequence encodes:
- the LOC113139120 gene encoding cyclin-dependent kinase-like 2 isoform X2, which yields MERYETLGLVGEGSYGVVLKCRHRDSGRLVAIKKFMDSDGDKTVKKIALREIKLLRKLHHDNLVNLLEVWKRRRRWYLVFEFVERTLLDDLEQNPSGLDLNTTRQYVYQILRAAAFCHQQNIIHRDIKPENVLISQGGVVKLCDFGFARTMASPAEGGVYTDYVATRWYRAPELLVGDLKYGKPVDVWAIGCLLLEMLTGQPLFPGDSELDQIYHITRCFGDLTVHHQELFHRNPVFSEARLPERSGHVILQERYPTIPPTALDLAHSCLLMDPERRAQCSELLEHPLFTQDSFHTRFLDELNSKIQKDHRQNSTLPKITKTPRQRTDEVNEKHQRGKDKKQLQSMDEKVTKEKEKKCGKTEEKMEKTKGKQALKFSKTMGNTFETLTSLKQSQTLGTTVTDDASRASVVVKSTPEKNSRALRKEPEISKTDKTPICDSSEGTKTLTGLKESKDEPKHGGAVSPEPSENPETTNNTKGRGSSDLNSSCSDTGLSSEIKKNMMNIWECSKSEPGQEFGKKWTMKVSTLSKISATEHPNVSLSPKASLESNISETENNLTCHLCQWSDTEAAAPAVPSVSKQSKISTTSERQSSISSPKTFKVLDKEIRDDLSLSVSISPKPLMSQISKVPGSNEPKSNTRETESDGKSLKPLHSRCLIREPFSNHTKSTTTVTPKTQKEARRKHDSLERSATLTSVTDSTGTPHPRASTRSFIYHNVDVADEFDFTVLYSSPPPPPPPSSTSLLPPSSTALTTSSSVVSTNTPGVNLHLSLGTGFHPGNHSLRQTKESW from the exons AAACTGCATCACGACAACCTGGTGAACCTTCTGGAAGTGTGGAAGCGTCGCCGTCGCTGGTATCTGGTGTTCGAGTTTGTGGAGCGGACGCTCCTGGATGATTTGGAGCAGAACCCAAGCGGACTGGACCTGAACACCACCCGGCAATATGTGTATCAGATCCTGAGGGCTGCAGCCTTCTGCCACCAGCAAAAT ATCATCCATCGTGACATCAAACCAGAGAACGTCCTCATCTCTCAGGGGGGCGTGGTCAAACTATGTGATTTTGGCTTTGCACGTACCATGGCGTCACCCGCTGAGGGCGGCGTCTACACGGACTACGTCGCCACTCGCTGGTACAGAGCACCTGAGCTGCTGGTGGGAGACCTTAAATATGGAAA accgGTGGACGTGTGGGCTATAGGTTGTCTGTTATTAGAGATGCTAACAGGTCAGCCTCTTTTCCCTGGAGACTCAGAACTTGACCAAATTTACCACATCACCCGGTGCTTTG GGGACCTGACGGTGCATCACCAGGAGCTGTTCCACAGGAATCCAGTTTTTTCTGAAGCCAGATTACCAGAACGTTCTGGCCATGTCATACTGCAGGAGCGCTACCCTACAATCCCACCCACTGCCCTGGACCTGGCACAT AGCTGTCTCCTGATGGATCCAGAACGAAGGGCTCAGTGTTCAGAGCTGCTAGAACATCCCCTGTTCACACAAGACTCCTTCCACACCAg GTTTTTGGATGAGCTGAACAGTAAGATCCAAAAAGACCACAGACAAAACTCCACACTTCCCAAAATAACCAAAACCCCAAGACAAAGAACGGATGAAGTGAATGAGAAACACCAGAGAGGCAAAGACAAGAAACAACTGCAAAGCATGGATGAGAAAGTTACcaaggaaaaggagaagaaatgtgggaagacagaagagaagatggagaaaACCAAAGGAAAGCAGGCCTTGAAGTTTTCTAAAACTATGGGGAACACCTTTGAAACCCTGACATCCTTAAAACAGTCCCAGACTTTGGGCACTACTGTTACTGATGATGCATCCAGAGCTTCAGTGGTTGTGAAAAGTACACCAGAAAAAAACTCTCGAGCGTTAAGGAAGGAACCTGAGATTTCTAAAACAGATAAAACCCCAATTTGTGATTCATCAGAAGGTACAAAGACTTTAACTGGTCTGAAGGAAAGTAAAGATGAACCTAAACATGGGGGAGCTGTTTCTCCAGAGCCAAGCGAGAACCCAGAAACTACAAATAATACAAAAGGAAGAGGTTCTAGTGATTTGAATTCTAGTTGCTCCGACACTGGACTGTCCAGTGAGATTAAGAAAAACATGATGAATATCTGGGAATGTTCTAAATCGGAGCCTGGTCAGGAGTTTGGGAAGAAGTGGACCATGAAAGTGTCCACATTGTCTAAAATCTCAGCGACTGAGCATCCAAATGTGAGTTTATCTCCAAAAGCTTCTTTGGAGTCAAATATCAGTGAAACAGAGAATAATTTGACTTGTCACCTGTGTCAGTGGTCAGACACTGAGGCAGCTGCACCAGCTGTCCCGTCTGTCAGCAAACAGTCCAAGATAAGTACGACGTCAGAGCGTCAGAGCAGCATCTCTAGTCCAAAAACCTTTAAAGTCTTAGATAAAGAGATCAGAGATGATTTATCACTCTCTGTATCTATCAGTCCAAAGCCTTTAATGAGTCAGATCTCAAAGGTTCCTGGAAGTAATGAGCCAAAGAGCAACACTAGAGAAACTGAATCTGATGGGAAATCCTTAAAACCTCTTCATTCCAGATGTCTGATCAGAGAACCTTTTAGCAACCACACCAAGTCGACCACAACGGTGACCCCAAAGACTCAGAAAGAGGCCAGAAGGAAACATGACAGTCTGGAAAGAAGCGCCACATTAACCTCTGTCACAGATTCTACAGGGACTCCACACCCCAGAGCTTCAACAAGAAGCTTCATCTATCACAACGTCGATGTTGCAGATGAGTTTGACTTCACTGTACTTTATTcctctccaccaccacctcctccaccctcctccACTTCACTCCTCCCACCATCCTCCACAGCCCttaccacctcctcctctgtcgTCAGCACCAACACCCCAGGAGTCAACCTTCACCTTTCCCTGGGCACTGGTTT